The Candidatus Cloacimonadota bacterium genome contains the following window.
ATAGGAGTACAAACAATGTCCGAAATTATACTAATCAAGGGACGGGAAATACTGGATTCACGCGGTAACCCGACCGTGGAAGCAGATGTCCACCTCGAAACAGGCATCACCGCACGCGCCGGAGTGCCCAGCGGAGCTTCCACTGGAGAACGCGAAGCCATCGAACTTCGGGATGGTGATAAATCCCGCTACGGTGGCAAAGGCACCCTTAAAGCCGTGGATAACGTCAATAGCATCATTGCCCCCGCCATCAGCGGAATGGAATCTTCAAACCAGGCGCAGTTGGATATGGAAATGCTGAAACTGGACGGCACCGATAACAAGGAAAAACTGGGCGCGAACGCGATTTTGGCAGTCTCCATGGCAGCCGCGCGCGCCAGCGCTGCCGAGCTGGATTTGCCGCTCTACCGCTATTTGGGCGGTGTGAACGCCCTCACCCTGCCCGTGCCGATGAGCAACATCATCAATGGCGGCGAACATGCCGACAACAACGTTGACATCCAGGAATTCATGATTATGCCCCTGGGCGCGAAAAACTTCCGTGAAGCCATCCGGATGAACGCCGAAATTTTCCACGCTCTCAGAAAGATTTTGATCGGTCGCGGACTGGCAACCGGCGTTGGTGACGAAGGCGGATTCGCGCCGAATTTGGATAACAACGAGGAAGCCCTCAAAGTGATTATGGAAGCCATCGAAAAAGCCGGCTACAAAGGTGGTGAGGATGTATTCATCTCCTTGGACGCCGCCGCTTCCAGCTTTTGGAAAAATGGCACCTACTTCTTTGAAGGCAAGGATTTCAGCACCGACGACATGATTGCCTACTGGGAGGAAATGGTGACCAAATATCCCATCGCTTCCATCGAAGACGGCTTGGCTGAAAACGACTGGGACGGCTGGAAAAAGATGACCGCGGTTCTGGGCAACAAAATCCAGATTGTGGGTGACGACCTCTTGGTCACAAATCC
Protein-coding sequences here:
- the eno gene encoding phosphopyruvate hydratase, whose product is MSEIILIKGREILDSRGNPTVEADVHLETGITARAGVPSGASTGEREAIELRDGDKSRYGGKGTLKAVDNVNSIIAPAISGMESSNQAQLDMEMLKLDGTDNKEKLGANAILAVSMAAARASAAELDLPLYRYLGGVNALTLPVPMSNIINGGEHADNNVDIQEFMIMPLGAKNFREAIRMNAEIFHALRKILIGRGLATGVGDEGGFAPNLDNNEEALKVIMEAIEKAGYKGGEDVFISLDAAASSFWKNGTYFFEGKDFSTDDMIAYWEEMVTKYPIASIEDGLAENDWDGWKKMTAVLGNKIQIVGDDLLVTNPAIIKRAIKEKAANSVLIKLNQIGSVTETLDAINTAHKAGWTCVVSHRSGETGDTFIADLAVAMNTGQIKT